A region of Moorena producens PAL-8-15-08-1 DNA encodes the following proteins:
- a CDS encoding chlorophyll a/b-binding protein: protein MTQEQESKFGFTNFAETWNGRLAMLGFAIGLATELLTGNGILQQLGLM from the coding sequence ATGACTCAAGAGCAAGAATCTAAGTTCGGTTTCACCAACTTTGCTGAAACTTGGAATGGCCGTTTGGCAATGCTTGGTTTCGCCATTGGCTTGGCTACCGAGTTGCTGACTGGTAACGGAATTCTGCAACAACTAGGTCTTATGTAA